CGTTTTTCCGACGGATCACGTCGGCCCTGATGCACCGAGGACAGGTTcacgcacttcctgtttcagatcGCGTGTCTTGCAGCTGCATCAACTTGCAGCCGTGCATGCGCCCGTgcgtgctgcagctgcagagcagTGATGTAATGATGAGACTCTGGGCCATATTGATAGATGGGTAATGAGCAGGAAGCTCATCTGAAAATGGAAGGCTGTTGTGTCGTGATCAAGTCTCAGATGATGCAAATTGACCCCCCCCAGTTTTCATGTTCAGccattaaatgtttatttattttttcaaaaagaGGCCTTTACAAACACTCAAAACGGTGAAAAGGGAAGTAAAACTGTAGTGGGTGCACGGTCTTTACCACAAGCTGTGCAAAAGTGAGACAAACTTCAAGGATGTTGGAGCCTTGATTGGTCATGTCGGGCCTGAGCCAGGAGGGTGACGTCATGGGAAACGGTGAGTTGACGAAGTGACAACCGGCCCGTGGCCACCGCAGCAGTCATCCGTCACATGGTGACATGCGCCTACCCTGCTCGAAAATGAGGCCTGTGTGGGCGATGCAGCTGAtcatgtgcgtttgtgtgtccaaAAGCCGGAAAATGGCTCCGCTATGTGATGCTGTTCTGAAGGTTCCTATACGTTGCAGCCACAGGGGGACGAGCCTGTGGAGCGGTGAGGGACGCACTTTCTGCCAGTCTCTTTCTTTGCTGTATTGCAAATGTCCAGAAGCCTTTACTGGCCACTTTTGGTCAgaactggtcaaactggtgATATTAATAAGTCCAACTGCTGTCTGGGCTCATTCAACTGTTGCTTTAAACGTATGTTGGCTGCAACTAGGTTACTGCCTAGAAGGGAATGAAGGGGCCCTTTGCTTtgtaaagacacacacacacacacacacacaccattttaaCAGAGCTCGTACAGGGTGGGAAAGTTTATTCAGCCAACTCAGGCTTTaggctttgtgtgtctgtgtctgtgtgtgtgtgtgtgcagatggcTGTTCATCAGCACTGagcatgtttgtgtgcctgACAGAACCCCGTTCATCACGCCGCATGTTTCCTTCTCTATAAGCTGAATAGATGACCCGGAACCAGAGGGTGAATCCAGACCAGAATGGCGGCCATGTGCCATGAATTCAggctcagccaatcagacagAGCCTTACTGACCTGTGGATACTGGAAACCATCACATGTTCCAAGTTTGCCCTCATCCGACTTGAGCATGACAGCCCAGCTGTAAATTCTGCCTTAAGATTATTTGTGATCACGTGTACAACTTTGGTGATATTTAGCTTCCGTTTGTGAGAAATGCATTTATGTTTGCAGGCGAAGACCGAAtacatttctgctctttaaaTACATCTAAAGGGAAGTAAGGAGGCCCGGTGGGACAATGGAAGGGCCCTTGCTGTTCCTTTGTGCTTCAGTCTGGTTTTTAAGGGAGGATACAGGTGCAGAGGTGGCACAGCTGCATAACTTAGAGCACTTTAAACACAGTTTAGAAGATAAAGCTACACTGTCTGGACAGGCAATAGGGATCATGGCTAATTTATTGTTGTGGGGGGGTAGGAAagttttgtgtttcctgtatTGATTGTTAAGTCCCTGAATCCACTTTCAATCAATTTGGGGATTGTACCCTGGGCCCTGGAAATCCTTGAAAGTGCATGAAGTGGTTGCGGCACCTGCTTTATCGCTTTCTCGCTCTCGCCTTTATTTTTCCGCAGAGTGGGGTTTTGTGTGAGTGACACTTTGTTGCCATGACGACCCACGTGACCCTGGAGGATGCCCTGTCCAAcgtggacctgctggaggagttgCCTCTCCCAGACCAGCAGCCATGTATTGaaccccctccttcctccatcaTGTACCAGGTACAGCCTCGCGCGCCGGCACTAATCGCACATTCCAGGTTGTTCTGACATTTTTTGCGATGTAACCCCTTTTCCTCATAACCTCCTTCCATCTGCAGGCCAATTTTGACACCAACTTTGAAGACAGGAACGCGTTTGTGACCGGCATTGCTCGTTACATCGAGCAGGCTACGGTCCACTCCAGCATGGTGAGATCAACCTTGAGGAGACCCTTGTTTGCTGAACTGATCATCATGTGGCTCTTCCATTTGTATTCGAAcccgcacacacaagcacacaaacacacagtgctGAATCCAGCAGTGGGGCAGTAAACCTCTTTCCCATGATGGTGAATGAATGGAGCGTGTGAGCTGACTTGCAAAGAGGGGAAGTTGCATTTTATTTAACAGCAGTTTACCAGGAAGTACCAGTGAGGTTCAAACTGGTCTATTTGAGGACGCTCTCCAGCTTCAGTTACAGCCACAGAGGAATGTGTCTCACCTACTTCTGAATGCAAGAAATCCTCGCTTACTCATCTATTTAGGCAGTAATTGCGTAATTATAAACCCATCCGAGGTAAAAGACCTAAAATTTTAGTGCCTCCTAACatgtaaatataaacacaatTCAATGGAAAAGAACCAAAACACCGTAGAAAGTATTGTATCAAAGTCAATCCCTTTGCAATTACAAAGTAATTAGCCAATTTCTTTGTTTACAGTCTTATCAGGGATGATAATAAAGAGCTTTTTAAGATTTTGTCCTTCCACCCAgctgaatggatgggtggaaggaCAAAACCTGTACATATGGAAGGAAGAGTGAAAGAGCAAGTCTGTGCCATGATTTGAAACTAAAAGACACTTCTACTGTCAGGGGTATAGAAATGTTTCTGTTAGTCTGCAGACACTTGCAGACGATGACGCAGCACAGTAACCATGGCGATCAAATGTGTGCGGTATATGTGGCGGGCTGTATATACTGTTTAAGAATAAGGAAATCTCTATCGCCATTCACCTTTTCTTTAGAATTTGGAATTTAACTGCAATTCATTGATTaaaattttgtatttttaagtaAGTAAATGTACCAAGACTGTGATCTGTGATTATTAAAAACGATTTGGTGTATATCTCGTGCAGAATGAAATGTTGGAGGAAGGCCATGAGTATGCTGTGATGCTTTACACTTGGAGGAGCTGCTCCAGAGCCATTCCCCAGGTAACACAAACAGGTCACGTGCTCACACACCTACGAACGCAGGCCACCTTTCATCAGCTTGGTCTGAAAGTACCGCTTTGCACACATTTGTGCAGGCTATTACCACGTCGCTCCTGTGTCTATCTTGAGATCTGTTGAATGTCTGTTATTTCTCTTTCCCACTTATCTAAACAATGtcctctccaccttctccatacAGAGCCTTAGTCTGCTAACTTTTTTTGCAGACACTGTCTGTCCTGCTGAAACAGAAACCTTTATCTACCTGTCATGACTTAGTTGTGCTTTTTGAACAGAAAATGTAAATCTAGgaattgatttaaaaaacatgTATCACTACAGTTAATGTAACACTCCCAACAGTAACAATAGCCCATTATTATTAAACCTTTATTATGTATGTCAGCAACTGAGAACTTGGCACTAGAGAAAACTCCAATGAGACAATAATATTTTAGAAAAACTCAGCGTTCAGCGCATTTTAGTGGTATGATGACGCCCTCTTGTGGTGGACAGGTGAAATGCAACGAGCAGCCCAACAGAGTGGAGATTTACGAGAAGACAgtggaggtgctggagcctgAAGTGACCAAGCTCATGAAATTCATGTACTTCCAGGTAAGTTTCTCCCCAATGTGATCTAAAAGTTCTTTGAGGGAAAGGGCCATTCATTAAATCTATGTAAAATCTTTGCAGCGGAAAGCCATAGAGCGCTTTTGCAGTGAGGTGAAACGCCTGTGTCACgctgagaggaggaaggacTTCGTGTCAGAGGCGTACCTGCTCACGCTGGGCAAGTTCATCAACATGTTTGCCGTGCTGGATGAACTGAAGAACATGAAGTGCAGCGTGAAGAACGACCATTCTGCGTACAAAAGGTAGTGAATGATGAATCACCTGGAACTGATTGCAAAGTATCTCTATTAACACTGCTGTGTTTGCACGGCTCCAGGGCAGCTCAGTTCCTGAGAAAGATGGCCGACCCACAGTCCATCCAGGAGTCCCAAAACCTCTCGATGTTCTTGGCCAACCACAACAGGATCACCCAGGTTAGTGTGCAGAGTCTCGGTATATAACATGATATTGGATTgcacttttcaaaataaaatagtcCGATGCTGATGTatctctgtttgtgtgcagtGCCTGCATCAACAGCTGGAGGTGATTCCTGGGTACGAGGAGCTTCTGGCTGACATCGTCAACATCTGCGTGGACTACTACGAGAACAAGATGTATTTGACACCCAGCGAGAAACACATGCTGCTGAAGGTAGACTTATTCTGACATCTTTCCTTTAGACGACAGTCAGCAGTGTGAGACGAGGCCTCTGTGTGTccacctgacaggtgatgggcTTTGGTCTGTATCTGATGGACGGGAATGTGAGCAACATCTACAAATTAGATGCCAAGAAGAGGATCAACCTGAGCAAGATTGACAAGTTCTTTAAAGTAAGGATTTAGCTTGGTATTCTTGTCGTATTCATGTGAGGGACGCCCCTTTGAGCCTTTCGTCCCTCGTCTTCTCAGCTTCAAGTGGTGCCCCTGTTTGGAGACATGCAGATAGAGTTGTCGCGTTACATTGAGACAAGTGCACACTACGAAGAAAACAAGTCCAAGTAAGAGGACGTTCCTCCTTGTGCCCGTTAAGAAACATGGTGGTTTCTGAGCGCTGTCTTGTCCACAGGTGGACGTGCACCCAGAGCAGCATCTCGCCTCAGTACAACTTGTGTGAGCAGATGGTGCAGATCAGGGAGGACCACATCCGCTTCATCTCAGAGCTGGCCCGCTACAGCAATAGCGAGGTGGTGACGGGCTCCGGCCTGGACAGCCAGAAGTCCGACGAGGAGTACAGGGAGCTGTTCGACCTCGCTCTCAGgggcctgcagctgctgtccaaGTGGAGCACGCACGTCATGGAAGTTGTGAGTGAAGCCCGGGGGTTGGTTGGTTGTGAAGGCCTGTGGGTGGGCGAAAAGCTGCTGTTAATCGGAAGATGCTTTGTAGatgaagtttattttttttttttagtattcgTGGAAGCTGGTCCATCCCACGGATAAATTCTGCAACAAAGACTGTCCAGGAACCGCAGAGGAGTACGAACGGGCCACGCGGTATAATTACACCAGCGAGGAGAAGTTTGCTCTGGTGGAGGTCATCGCTATGATCAAGGGGCTACAGGTGAGTCGCTAGAACTCCTCCTAAGACAACTGGAGAGAAATTACATCCACCTCTGAACTTTGGCAAACAGTGAAATACTCACATTTACTTACTTTATCTACTTTGATGCTCTTCTAatgtcaaaaaaacaaactggaaaATGTGCTAATATGCATGTTTATTATTAGATGGTCACCTATGCTGAGATATTTCTGGATTATTATTTGTAAAGGTGACGTCTGCAGTTATTTTTACCCAGATGAATGTTTTTGAGTTTTCCCAACACTTCCTATTAAAAGTACATATAGATTTCTAATTATACAGGCATTATAGTGTTCTGAAGAATTATTTTAGGTGTCTTTCTAGCTTCTAATCCAAATCTCTTCAAAACCAATTAAGAATGTTACATTATTCCTTTAATAGCAAGTTTGACGATCAATCGCCCTTAACAGTAAGTAGacaatgatgataatggtgCTGTGTAATGGGCTGTGTAGGTTCTGATGGGCCGAATGGAGTCGGTGTTTAACCAAGCCATTAGGAACACCATCTACGCAGCGCTGCAGGACTTTGCCCAGATGACCCTGAGGGAGCCCCTTCGTCAGGCTGTGCGCAAGAAGAAGAACGTCCTCATTAGGTACACGCGCACGGCGCTAATGTGTTGAAAAGCACTTAAGATTCACTTCCCCAACAAGTTTACAAAACCACGAAACACTCTTTCTCTCATGGTCATGTCCAGCGTTCTTCAGGCTATACGTAAGACTGTGTGTGACTGGGAGGGGGCAAGAGAGCCGCCAAACGACCCCTGTCTCAGGGGTGAGAAAGACCCGAAAGGTGGATTTGACATCAAGGTGCCCCGCAGGGCCGTGGGGCCCTccagcacacaggtgagagcaCGGGACAACTTTGTAGCTAACTTTAGTGGCTAATCTGACAACCCGGAGCTGCAGCCCATATCGATTTTACACTGTTCTTTACAATTCAAGCGCTAACCCAAAAGGAATGGACCTTTGGTGGGCTGTAGGGGCTCAGCGTGCACGAGATGTGAGGGGATGCATTAGGAAACAGAGACGACTGTAAGCGCTTTGTTGCATCCTACTAGCCTAAATGACTCCAACCAAGATGGAAAACATCCATAAAGTGGCTCATAAAAGGAGACGCttggaggataaaaaaaaaaaaaaatagctgaaatgctgctgtttatgatcagccaaaataaataaataaatgaataaacagacTGAGTGAGAGctttttcaaatgtttattAATGTTCCGAGCCGGCTGAGATTGCGCTTGCCCACAGGCCGCTAGTCATTATTGTCGAATGAGACTCCCAAGGCGTGGTGCAAAAACCTGGTGAGTTATAGAGGACGGCATAACTGGGCAACGCTCGCCTCTCCGGAGATGGGATGGGAGACAGTTTGGTGGAGATGGATTTAAAACCTCCTCTTAACTATGGTTTCTGAATGCATTTTTAGAACAGCTGAGTCAGCTTAAAACTTTGGCAGAAAACCACTGAGCGTTCTTTCCTCTGATCTCACCCCTGCAGCTCTACATGGTGCGCACGATGCTGGAGTCCCTCATCGCAGATAAGAGCGGCTCTAAGAAGACCCTCCGCAGCAGTCTGGACGGGCCCATCGTGGTGGCCATCGAAGACTTCCACAAACATTCGTTCTTCTTCACCCACCTGCTCAATTTCAGCGGTGAGTTGAAACCATCAGTGAACACAACAGAATCGTCCGGAGGGAAGCCTGCAGTCGCGTAGACATGCCTTCATTTTCTCTTCCCTTCACTTGTGCTTTCGCGCTGCAGAAGCCCTGCAGCAGTGCTGCGACCTCTCCCAGCTGTGGTTCAGAGAGTTCTTCCTGGAGCTGACCATGGGCCGTCGGATCCAGTTTCCCATTGAGATGTCCATGCCCTGGATCCTCACGGACCACATCCTGGAAACCAAGGAGCCCTCCATGATGGAGTAAGATCAGCCCATCACAGGCTGCGGTTTGCTAATTACTAGCTGCATTACATGAACTAAGACCCCTCCTGCCTTTAGGTACGTGCTGTACCCCCTGGATCTGTATAACGACAGCGGTTACTACGCTCTCACCAAGTTCAAGAAGCAGTTCCTCTATGACGAAATCGAGGCCGAGGTACAGTCACCATCATCCGAATGAAACCAGGCCAGTTCTCACGTTTAGAAATGGCTTCTTCATccttttttgatcattttaggTGAACCTCTGCTTTGACCAGTTTGTCTACAAGTTAGCCGATCAGATATTTGCCTACTACAAAGCAATGGCTGGAAGGtaagggttcgggttcgggttagcatgTTTAGCATGTTTAGCACGTTTTTTTATGCAAATAGAGTGAATTTCATCAACTAGCTTCTTGTGCCTTGTGTTACAGTGTCCTCCTAGACAAACGCTTCAGGGCGGAGTGTAAAAACTACGGCGTGATTATTCCGTACCCTCCGTCGAACCGCTACGAGACACTCCTCAAACAGAGACACGTGCAGGTATGGCCCACCCGGCGGTATCGATGTTGCCCCGCCCATCGTTCTATGCAAGCTCCCCTTGCCTTTCCTGCCTCTAAAGTGTTACTCCTGTGTCTTTCAGCTGCTGGGTCGCTCCATTGACCTGAACCGCCTGATCACCCAGAGGATCTCCGCAGCCATGTACAAGTCCCTGGACCACGCCATCAGTCGCTTTGAGAGCGAGGACCTGACTTCCATTGTGGTAAGGCcacacagcaaagaagatgctGCACAGCCCAACGAGCAGAGTGCGATAAAAGGTTTCTGCGTCCGTGCTTCAGGAGTTGGAGTGGCTGCTGGAGATCAACAGGCTGACCCACCGCCTGCTGTCCAAGCACATGACCCTGGACAGCTTCGACGCCATGTTCCGCGAGGCCAACCACAATGTCTCGGCGCCCTACGGGCGGATCACGCTCCACGTCTTCTGGGAGCTTAACTTTGATTTCCTGCCCAACTACTGCTACAATGGATCCACCAACCGGTCAGtttcctggtcctggtctgtgaGGGATCATCCTCTGCGTCGGGTTTAAGTacttggtttgtttttggttgtttttttagcTTTGTACGCACAGCGATTCCCTTCACCCAGGAGCCTCAAAGAGACAAGCCAGCCAATGTGCAGCCTTACTACCTGTATGGGTCCAAGGTGCCAGCCATTATTCCTAAATCTAGCAAAGCTGTGTGGAGAGAAAATCCTTCATTTAAccgttccctcctctcttcacaGCCTCTGAACATCGCCTACTCCCACATATACAGTTCTTATAGAAACTTTGTCGGCCCTCCTCACTTTAAGACCATCTGCCGTCTACTTGGTTACCAAGGCATCGCTGTCGTGATGGAGGAGCTGCTAAAGATCGTCAAGAGCCTGGTATCAATcttgatttttctgttttttctttctgcctctgtAAAATCGCGCTTCCCTCCCCCTCGGCGTGCCGCATCCTCGCAGTGAATTATTGTGTTCCTGCTCCCCCCACCTCTTCTGCTGCATTTCATCCATTTTATGTCCCACTTTGCAGCTCCAGGGCACCATCCTGCAGTACGTAAAAACTCTCATCGAAGTCATGCCCAAGATCTGCCGCCTGCCGCGCCATGAGTACGGCTCCCCAGGTGAGCTCGTAGTGCAGGGGTATAAATCTGGAATGATGTTAAGCAGCAGCCATCAGCAACATCGGCGTCCTCCACAGGTTGACTAATGATTAATAACAATCATTTAATCAAATCTGTATTTGCTGAGCCAAGGTGCCAAGCTCAGGAAGTGCTCAAGTCTTCTTCCTGTTGTGCTGCACCTTCTCCCATGATGTTGCCTGTATCTCTGGGTTATCCTGAAATGTCTCTGGCTTTTTGGCATGAGCTTACACGTGCAGACGGGATGTTCCTATGAGGAGGGTTTAGTAATCTGTAGGTTAATGGTCTGTACCTGGCTTAGCGTCTGTGATCTCACTGTCAGCAGTTAATGATCCACCTTGcctggatggtggggggggggggggggggtgacggtTAGAACAAATGTGGGTCAGGGCAGGTGGACAAAGCTCCTGACACCGCAAGGCAACAGTAGATTATGGATGATGAAATGAAAGGTGGTAGAAAGTTGCTGTAAGAAGAAACAGCAGGTTTAATGAAAGATGGTGGCCTTTGTTAGGATCTGCGTGGCATCAGGTGGTcgtttgtgtttttccaggtATCCTGGAATTCTTCCACCATCAGCTCAAGGATATCATCGAGTATGCTGAACTGAAGACAGATGTCTTTCAGAGCTTAAGGGAGGTGGGAAACGCCATCCTTTTCTGCCTCCTCATCGAGCAAGCTTTGGTAGGACTCTTCTTTCTCAAGCATCTAAGCTAACGGTTGCTTATGTCAATGTCACATAATGTTTCTGGGCTTTATTTTGTTTATATGTGGTCAATTAATGTCCTGGGTGTGTGTTCCCCAAAGTGTGGTTTGATCTTTGACTCCTTTCTCTCTGAATTCTGATTTCACGCTGGCATCTACCACAGGTGGTAAGGATTTAGGTCTTTCCCGTTGGTATCGAGTGAACGCGGACCCGCTCTGTCTTTGACTGTTTTTTCTCTTGTATGGGCTgctgtctgtttctgtttttactcTCTGATCGTGTTGGTTTGGCACACACAGTTTCACGTCCAATCAGCCATGGAAGCAAACGGACCGGAATCATTTTATCCCCTGTGTAGTTTAACTGAGACCCTGGGAAATTTTTGTGACATCAAAGCATTGTTAGATTTGAACCTGAAAGCTACCAAATAAGCTAAAACACACATTGCATATTTGGCTGCCGTGTTGTGTAATGCGATCTCCTTGTCTTCCATGGAAGCTGTGCTAAAACATTTCTGGTTGGTTGTTGGTACAGTCTTGTGCTTAACTTTGCACTTTTTCCTCCATACACTCTTCTGGTAATGGATGCCTATGACATGCATTCTTAATGTTTGTTATTTCTGTCCTCTGAGTGTTTGAGTATGGTTTTTGGTGTGTATGTTGTGCTTCATCATCACTGCATGGCTCTTCTTTCATTCACCGCCGTTCAGCTTGACCACTCTCAAGGTGCAGCTTTACTGCATTTAGTTTGACCTGTAGCTTGATTTCTTGATCAacagtcaccatgacaaccacttGGCTGAACAAGCTGTTGGCATGACTCACATTTCCTAAATCTGCCCACACTAACATGCTCACGTTGTACTTAGCGGGACGACGCTTTGTAGACTTGACCTCTGCCTGGTAAAGCAGTTTAAATGGGATGTTGTAGAGAGTAAGTCTGTAGCAAATTTCAATCCAGTTAATATTGTTCTGTCATCATGAACTAATAAGCAGAGCCTCATCGGACACCCAGTCACACCTTCATCAGTTCTCTTCTCCCCCTGCCTGGATGCTGACGGTTTTTGGATGATCCTCCCCACGCATCTCTGTTCTAGTGTGCAGCTCACTTCTTACACATTTACCATTTAACACTATGCTCTAACGGCTGTTTATATCAGTAGTACTAACACTGTTTTGACATATTTAGCGACCGCAAGTTTCAAACCAACCTGCCCTCGTGGCTGTCTGCATGCAGTGTTAAAGTTGCTGTTCTAAAGCTGTTACTGGAAATGACTAATTCTGGTGCTGTGCTTGAATCTTAgtctcaggaggaggtgtgtgacCTGCTTCATGCTGCCCCATTCCAGAACATTCTGCCCAGAGTTTATATAAAAGGTATTTAGGAAAGACAGCGGAGACACTCGGGTTTCCACTCTGATTCATGTGTAATAAAAGCATAGCAAGCAGATCTGTTCATTTGTGTTTACCTGTTATTTAGAGGGAGAGCGACTAGAGGTGAGGATGAAGCGGCTGGAAGCAAAGTACGCCCCTCTGCACCTCGTGCCTCTAATTGAGAGGTTGGGTACCCCTCAGGTGAGTTCAGCACTGCTCTGCATtatctgcattttaaaaagtagCCAATGAGGATAAAAGGTGGCTTCTTTCCAGCAAATCGCCATTGCACGTGAGGGGGACCTGCTGACCAAAGAGCGCCTTTGCTGTGGCCTTTCCATGTTCGAAGTCATCCTGACGCGCATCCGCAGTTTCCTGAATGATGGGGTGTGGCGTGGGCCTCCTCCCACCAACGGCGTGATGCACGTGG
This genomic stretch from Takifugu flavidus isolate HTHZ2018 chromosome 9, ASM371156v2, whole genome shotgun sequence harbors:
- the cyfip2 gene encoding cytoplasmic FMR1-interacting protein 2 isoform X2 translates to MTTHVTLEDALSNVDLLEELPLPDQQPCIEPPPSSIMYQANFDTNFEDRNAFVTGIARYIEQATVHSSMNEMLEEGHEYAVMLYTWRSCSRAIPQVKCNEQPNRVEIYEKTVEVLEPEVTKLMKFMYFQRKAIERFCSEVKRLCHAERRKDFVSEAYLLTLGKFINMFAVLDELKNMKCSVKNDHSAYKRAAQFLRKMADPQSIQESQNLSMFLANHNRITQCLHQQLEVIPGYEELLADIVNICVDYYENKMYLTPSEKHMLLKVMGFGLYLMDGNVSNIYKLDAKKRINLSKIDKFFKLQVVPLFGDMQIELSRYIETSAHYEENKSKWTCTQSSISPQYNLCEQMVQIREDHIRFISELARYSNSEVVTGSGLDSQKSDEEYRELFDLALRGLQLLSKWSTHVMEVYSWKLVHPTDKFCNKDCPGTAEEYERATRYNYTSEEKFALVEVIAMIKGLQVLMGRMESVFNQAIRNTIYAALQDFAQMTLREPLRQAVRKKKNVLISVLQAIRKTVCDWEGAREPPNDPCLRGEKDPKGGFDIKVPRRAVGPSSTQLYMVRTMLESLIADKSGSKKTLRSSLDGPIVVAIEDFHKHSFFFTHLLNFSEALQQCCDLSQLWFREFFLELTMGRRIQFPIEMSMPWILTDHILETKEPSMMEYVLYPLDLYNDSGYYALTKFKKQFLYDEIEAEVNLCFDQFVYKLADQIFAYYKAMAGSVLLDKRFRAECKNYGVIIPYPPSNRYETLLKQRHVQLLGRSIDLNRLITQRISAAMYKSLDHAISRFESEDLTSIVELEWLLEINRLTHRLLSKHMTLDSFDAMFREANHNVSAPYGRITLHVFWELNFDFLPNYCYNGSTNRFVRTAIPFTQEPQRDKPANVQPYYLYGSKPLNIAYSHIYSSYRNFVGPPHFKTICRLLGYQGIAVVMEELLKIVKSLLQGTILQYVKTLIEVMPKICRLPRHEYGSPGILEFFHHQLKDIIEYAELKTDVFQSLREVGNAILFCLLIEQALVVRI
- the cyfip2 gene encoding cytoplasmic FMR1-interacting protein 2 isoform X1, with protein sequence MTTHVTLEDALSNVDLLEELPLPDQQPCIEPPPSSIMYQANFDTNFEDRNAFVTGIARYIEQATVHSSMNEMLEEGHEYAVMLYTWRSCSRAIPQVKCNEQPNRVEIYEKTVEVLEPEVTKLMKFMYFQRKAIERFCSEVKRLCHAERRKDFVSEAYLLTLGKFINMFAVLDELKNMKCSVKNDHSAYKRAAQFLRKMADPQSIQESQNLSMFLANHNRITQCLHQQLEVIPGYEELLADIVNICVDYYENKMYLTPSEKHMLLKVMGFGLYLMDGNVSNIYKLDAKKRINLSKIDKFFKLQVVPLFGDMQIELSRYIETSAHYEENKSKWTCTQSSISPQYNLCEQMVQIREDHIRFISELARYSNSEVVTGSGLDSQKSDEEYRELFDLALRGLQLLSKWSTHVMEVYSWKLVHPTDKFCNKDCPGTAEEYERATRYNYTSEEKFALVEVIAMIKGLQVLMGRMESVFNQAIRNTIYAALQDFAQMTLREPLRQAVRKKKNVLISVLQAIRKTVCDWEGAREPPNDPCLRGEKDPKGGFDIKVPRRAVGPSSTQLYMVRTMLESLIADKSGSKKTLRSSLDGPIVVAIEDFHKHSFFFTHLLNFSEALQQCCDLSQLWFREFFLELTMGRRIQFPIEMSMPWILTDHILETKEPSMMEYVLYPLDLYNDSGYYALTKFKKQFLYDEIEAEVNLCFDQFVYKLADQIFAYYKAMAGSVLLDKRFRAECKNYGVIIPYPPSNRYETLLKQRHVQLLGRSIDLNRLITQRISAAMYKSLDHAISRFESEDLTSIVELEWLLEINRLTHRLLSKHMTLDSFDAMFREANHNVSAPYGRITLHVFWELNFDFLPNYCYNGSTNRFVRTAIPFTQEPQRDKPANVQPYYLYGSKPLNIAYSHIYSSYRNFVGPPHFKTICRLLGYQGIAVVMEELLKIVKSLLQGTILQYVKTLIEVMPKICRLPRHEYGSPGILEFFHHQLKDIIEYAELKTDVFQSLREVGNAILFCLLIEQALSQEEVCDLLHAAPFQNILPRVYIKEGERLEVRMKRLEAKYAPLHLVPLIERLGTPQQIAIAREGDLLTKERLCCGLSMFEVILTRIRSFLNDGVWRGPPPTNGVMHVDECMEFHRLWSAMQFVYCIPVGTHEFTAEQCFGDGLNWAGCAVIVLLGQQRRFDLFDFCYHLLKVQRQDGKDEIIKNVPLKKMADRIRKYQILNNEIFAILNKYMKAVETDSSTVEHVRCFQPPIHQSLATTC